The Acyrthosiphon pisum isolate AL4f unplaced genomic scaffold, pea_aphid_22Mar2018_4r6ur Scaffold_21202;HRSCAF=23292, whole genome shotgun sequence region ACTGCGGCATATTGTTGGGGCAGTGGGAGGAAAATGATGAAGTTTGGCAGCAACACGCCGTGCACAACCCTAAATGtgtattcgtattattatataaaggcatggaatttattgaaaatgtaaaaaatgaactAAATAACAAAGGTAGTGATAATAGCGGCATTCGAGTCTGTAGTTGTAAAACGGAACCGTAtgatgttgataataataataatagtcgagCCCATATATGTAAATCTGAATCGTTTGATGTAGTCGGGTGACCTGCAGCACCACCCATGTtcattataacacaataacctatttgatatatgtatatatgatatttgtattgaataaacatcaaattatattaaacaattgaatCGTGTTAGTATTTGACTTGGTATCCTgcttgtatgtatgtatgtatgtatgtatgtatgtatgtacgtatgtatatatgataaaattcgaAAAACCGCGTCCGTCCGATTACCGGATAGATGTCACCACCGTCGGTGATATCCGGTTCGAGCGGACGGCGTCCGATGAGCCCGTCCGCGTCGCGGACAGAGCGCGCCGCGGTCGGGGCGGCCAACGCGCGGCGAGCGTCTAACGGTCGTGGTGGTTGGGTGATGTagcggggtgaggcggggggTTAATTGGGGGTGAGGCGGGGGGTTGGTGGCCAACGTTTACGATATATGTACGGGGTGGGGCGGGGGTGGTGCTGTGACGACGTCTGGTGACGCGGTATAGGCTGGGGGTGAGGCGGGGGGTTGGTGGCCAACGTTTACGATAGacgtgcggggtgaggcgggggtGGTGCTGTGACGACGTCTGGTGACGCGGTATAGGCTGGGGGTGAGGCGGGGGGTTGGTGGCCAACGTTTACGATAGacgtgcggggtgaggcgggggtGGTGCTGTGACGACGTCTGGTGACGCGGTATAGGCTGGGGGTGAGGCGGAGGGTTGGTGGCCAACGTTTACGATACAGGTGCGGGGTGGGGCGGGGGTGGTGCTGTGACGACGTCTGGTGACGCGGTATAGGCTGGGGGTGAGGCGGGGGGTTGGTGGCCAACGTTTACGATACAGGTGCGGGGTGGGGCGGGGGTGGTGCTGTATAAGTGGGGGTGAAGGGTGGTCAGATACGTACGCGATCATAGGATTGGGGTGGTGCAGGCTGGGCGGGGGGTGGAGGGGGTGGTGCAGACTAGTGCTGTATGGGTGAGCGGGTGGTGCGGGGGTGGTGCTGGAGTGGTGCATGCTGGGCGGGGGGTGGAGGGGGTGGTGCAGACTGGTGCTGTATGGGTGGGCGGGTGGTGCGGGGGTGGTGCNNNNNNNNNNNNNNNNNNNNNNNNNNNNNNNNNNNNNNNNNNNNNNNNNNAATACTAGCTACtccccagggctcctatatagtcctatcccctctcttaccagatccctggcggactacgttgttggtgttcacagtccagggggccttctacgagatgtgcctttggtcggtgcggggtgtcgtaaaatgaccaagtatacccgcagccgtcttgtcatagtgccaatatctgattcgtagaatctattgcgctccgaggaggtctcacagatatcttaccggttcgggtttgtcatctggccgttggcagacgctgagactgttgctaacgtttatagtattgctcccccaaggttttatgtacagcagtgacatcatctagctatttacgtgttaccacaggacatcgatgctgtgtattatgactatgtgtaggggcggagtagaggggtccgtacgtagcactattttaaaaaataatttaattaataacccCGAGTAAATCATTGTCGAGTCGAAAAAAACATCGTATGtgtgaaattataattgtttagcatacataaaactaatttaac contains the following coding sequences:
- the LOC107885648 gene encoding death-associated inhibitor of apoptosis 1-like, yielding TSFLSRLKTFDSHAPRSRQDKYSLAECGFTYTGTGDLVQCHYCGILLGQWEENDEVWQQHAVHNPKCVFVLLYKGMEFIENVKNELNNKGSDNSGIRVCSCKTEPYDVDNNNNSRAHICKSESFDVVG